Proteins found in one Nitrospirota bacterium genomic segment:
- a CDS encoding sigma 54-interacting transcriptional regulator, with amino-acid sequence MIEELLKDPKFLHEVFETMRDGLMVVDIEGNILFFNRAAEEITGYRREEVAGKPCIILDSDTCVVLTESGRKKSCGLFTKGAVCNKRCRIRSGDGRAVYLLKNAVVLRNEAGEIVGAVETMTDITSLYLKELELEELKQELREEYWFMGLLGKSTPMQKLFEQIRNAAMSEAPVLITGESGSGKNLVAHAIHKLSRRKDGPFIAMNCGALNAHLLESELFGHKKGSFTGAINDRTGRFEAADNGSIFLDEIGDMPKIMQVKLLRVLEEKVVERVGEHTPVPVNIRLISATNKDLHGLASNDEFREDLLYRVNSIIIKVPPLRERVEDIPIIVAHYLRKISYINNKTIRRVNPAAMDIIENYTWPGNVRQLINALEHCAITCKGDAVNVSDLPDYVFHERKADEGEQSVDGERIRSVLAQFRGNKTLTAKHLGISRVTLWKRLKELGIQ; translated from the coding sequence ATGATAGAAGAGCTGCTGAAAGATCCGAAGTTCTTGCACGAGGTCTTCGAGACCATGAGAGACGGTCTTATGGTGGTCGATATCGAAGGGAATATCCTGTTCTTCAACAGGGCGGCTGAAGAGATAACCGGCTATCGCAGGGAAGAGGTCGCCGGGAAACCCTGCATCATACTCGACAGCGACACCTGCGTGGTCCTGACGGAGTCGGGGCGGAAGAAGAGCTGCGGGCTTTTCACCAAGGGAGCTGTGTGCAATAAGAGGTGCCGGATAAGGTCCGGCGACGGAAGGGCGGTGTATCTGCTGAAGAACGCCGTCGTCCTGAGGAACGAGGCGGGCGAAATAGTAGGGGCGGTGGAAACGATGACCGATATCACCTCGCTCTATTTAAAGGAACTGGAGCTCGAAGAGCTGAAACAGGAGCTGCGGGAAGAGTACTGGTTCATGGGCCTTCTGGGGAAGAGCACGCCGATGCAGAAGCTCTTCGAGCAGATACGCAATGCAGCCATGAGCGAGGCCCCTGTTTTGATAACCGGCGAAAGCGGCTCCGGCAAGAACCTCGTCGCCCACGCCATCCACAAGCTCAGCAGGCGCAAGGACGGGCCGTTCATAGCGATGAACTGCGGTGCGCTGAACGCCCATCTGCTCGAGAGCGAGCTCTTCGGCCACAAGAAGGGCTCTTTTACCGGCGCCATAAACGACAGGACGGGAAGGTTCGAGGCAGCGGACAACGGCAGCATCTTCCTCGACGAGATAGGGGACATGCCGAAGATCATGCAGGTGAAGCTGCTGAGGGTCCTCGAAGAGAAAGTGGTCGAGCGCGTCGGAGAGCATACGCCGGTCCCGGTGAACATACGGCTCATTTCGGCGACCAACAAGGACCTGCACGGTCTCGCCTCCAATGATGAGTTCAGGGAGGACCTCCTCTACCGGGTGAACTCCATTATCATCAAGGTGCCGCCGCTCAGGGAGCGGGTCGAAGATATCCCCATTATCGTTGCTCACTACCTGAGAAAAATATCTTATATAAATAACAAAACTATCCGGCGCGTCAACCCCGCGGCAATGGATATCATCGAAAACTATACCTGGCCCGGCAATGTGCGGCAGCTTATCAACGCACTCGAGCACTGCGCGATCACCTGCAAGGGCGATGCCGTCAATGTGTCGGACCTCCCCGATTACGTTTTCCACGAACGGAAGGCGGATGAGGGCGAGCAGAGCGTCGACGGCGAGAGGATACGCTCGGTTCTTGCCCAGTTCAGGGGTAACAAGACCCTGACCGCGAAACATCTCGGGATCAGCAGGGTTACCTTGTGGAAAAGGCTCAAAGAGCTCGGTATACAATGA
- a CDS encoding universal stress protein yields MKKVLIAVDGTNDSKAILSVFRNLVRPPEKIVLLHVNQLEGNSMMIDMLSDSEVETLKESVKGTEHLDKLNRRAERILTHYKKELEHGGLISIKTVVRDGRPADEILSVAEEEGADLIVVGCSGKSRLQKLVTGCASRDIEKNAKVPVLVAKGNGCGDHAHVWRESYAVQ; encoded by the coding sequence ATGAAAAAGGTCTTGATAGCAGTTGACGGCACCAATGACTCAAAGGCGATACTTTCGGTCTTCCGGAACCTGGTCCGGCCGCCCGAAAAGATCGTTCTGCTCCATGTGAACCAGCTGGAGGGCAATTCGATGATGATCGACATGCTCAGCGATTCCGAGGTTGAGACGCTGAAGGAGTCGGTAAAGGGCACGGAGCACCTCGACAAGCTGAACAGGAGAGCGGAGAGGATCCTTACGCATTACAAGAAAGAGCTCGAGCACGGCGGATTGATCAGCATCAAAACCGTCGTACGGGACGGACGTCCCGCGGACGAGATACTCTCCGTCGCCGAAGAAGAGGGTGCGGACCTTATTGTCGTAGGATGCAGCGGCAAGTCCCGGCTGCAGAAGCTCGTGACCGGCTGCGCATCAAGAGATATCGAGAAGAACGCGAAAGTGCCCGTACTGGTTGCGAAAGGCAACGGGTGCGGAGATCATGCGCATGTCTGGAGGGAATCGTATGCAGTTCAGTAG
- a CDS encoding sulfurtransferase TusA family protein, with translation MAMKFEKTGDKTYMLDVCGYVCPHPQIYCKKSLEKMGEGEIVNMVLDNPSSVETIAQMCDQAGHEILERKTEGGKIYLKIQKG, from the coding sequence ATGGCCATGAAATTCGAAAAAACAGGGGATAAAACGTATATGCTCGATGTGTGCGGGTATGTCTGTCCGCATCCGCAGATCTACTGCAAGAAATCGCTCGAGAAGATGGGCGAGGGCGAGATCGTCAACATGGTGCTCGACAATCCGTCATCCGTCGAGACCATCGCACAGATGTGCGACCAGGCGGGGCATGAAATACTGGAGCGGAAGACCGAGGGCGGCAAGATTTATCTCAAAATACAGAAGGGGTAA
- the extJ gene encoding selenite/tellurite reduction operon protein ExtJ, with product MKLKSILVLLVAIVFTLGVVGLAFAADVKGKVTKVEGSKVTVKTADGKETTVEVKNPKEAKVGQDVEIKGDKVQKKAVTGGY from the coding sequence ATGAAGCTGAAATCCATTCTCGTTTTGCTGGTTGCTATCGTATTTACCCTCGGCGTCGTCGGACTTGCGTTTGCCGCTGATGTAAAGGGCAAAGTTACCAAGGTCGAGGGGAGCAAGGTCACGGTCAAGACCGCTGACGGCAAGGAGACCACCGTCGAGGTGAAGAACCCGAAGGAAGCCAAGGTCGGCCAGGATGTAGAGATCAAGGGCGACAAGGTGCAGAAGAAGGCGGTAACCGGCGGCTATTAA
- a CDS encoding glycosyltransferase family 39 protein: MHKRADHFLYVALLALCAFPSLFLLRALDDNRLTSWQWVFQTADAGTVYLALVAGITASYLASGTSLFERRPAVSLFILSFTAAALFWTTPETIVDAARYFSQAKHLEVYGTASFLEEWGKGIMAWTDLPLVPFLYGLIFTLFGESRLFIQIGTTALFSLTVVLTYLVGRDLWDRTVGLYAGLLLLGIPYLFSQVPLMLVDVPVMFFLMLSVFTFIRALSRGGTGLLLASSITIFLAFYTKYSLWIMLSLLPVILLVRLAAAPSSSAARGGEGAEALPQVQRGLVLRRAVLIASFALLMIGTFYCYKMDVFSGQLQLLMQYQRPGLKRWGESFASTFLFQTHPFITAAALYSMYAAFKKKDVSYIIACWLLLLVVGMQIRRIRYLIMAFPMLALMASYGLREIRERRLAHFIVWCAVASSLVVAGCAYLPFLHRMSAANLKDAGEFLDTLEARAVDVYTLPVLHSPVNTTVAVPLLDLFTAKSIRHLHEPGESAPPGDVATSPLRFTWEYVPPPFYSETPGGSERQEKAGAVVVIGEEPGQLLPDRIKRRTGEHRKVKAFERTENIFQHRTVVTVYYD, from the coding sequence ATGCACAAGAGAGCCGATCACTTCCTGTACGTCGCCCTCCTGGCGCTCTGCGCATTCCCCTCGCTCTTCCTCCTCAGGGCACTCGACGACAACAGGCTCACCAGTTGGCAGTGGGTGTTCCAGACAGCCGATGCGGGGACGGTCTATCTCGCCCTCGTCGCCGGGATCACCGCTTCCTACCTGGCGTCGGGGACATCCCTCTTTGAGCGCCGGCCGGCCGTCTCTCTCTTCATTCTCTCCTTCACTGCAGCAGCGCTCTTCTGGACAACGCCTGAAACCATCGTCGACGCCGCACGGTATTTCTCCCAGGCAAAGCACCTCGAAGTCTACGGGACGGCCTCGTTTCTCGAGGAATGGGGCAAGGGCATCATGGCATGGACCGATCTTCCTCTCGTCCCTTTCCTCTACGGCCTGATATTCACGTTGTTCGGGGAGTCACGGCTCTTCATACAGATAGGGACGACCGCGCTCTTCTCGCTGACGGTCGTGCTCACCTATCTGGTAGGGAGGGACCTCTGGGACAGGACGGTCGGCCTCTATGCAGGGCTTCTGCTTCTCGGCATACCCTACCTCTTCTCCCAGGTACCGCTCATGCTCGTCGATGTCCCCGTCATGTTCTTCCTTATGCTTTCGGTCTTCACCTTTATCAGGGCCCTGAGCCGGGGTGGAACGGGCCTGCTCCTCGCCTCGTCCATCACCATCTTCCTCGCCTTTTACACCAAGTACTCTCTCTGGATCATGCTCTCCCTGCTGCCGGTCATACTCCTGGTGCGCCTCGCAGCGGCCCCGTCATCCTCTGCCGCTCGCGGAGGAGAGGGGGCGGAAGCGCTCCCGCAGGTGCAGAGGGGGCTCGTGCTCCGGAGGGCCGTCCTCATCGCTTCATTCGCTCTCCTCATGATAGGAACCTTTTATTGCTATAAAATGGACGTTTTCTCCGGGCAGCTCCAGCTCCTGATGCAGTACCAGCGGCCCGGGCTGAAGCGGTGGGGAGAGAGCTTCGCATCGACGTTTCTCTTCCAGACGCATCCCTTCATCACCGCCGCCGCCCTGTACTCCATGTACGCCGCCTTCAAGAAGAAGGATGTCAGCTATATAATCGCATGCTGGCTGCTCCTGCTCGTCGTCGGCATGCAGATAAGGAGAATACGCTACCTCATCATGGCATTCCCCATGCTCGCGCTCATGGCGTCGTACGGCCTGCGGGAAATCAGGGAGCGACGCCTTGCACACTTCATCGTATGGTGCGCCGTCGCCTCTTCGCTCGTCGTCGCCGGATGCGCGTACCTCCCGTTCCTGCACCGGATGAGCGCCGCAAACCTGAAAGATGCGGGGGAATTCCTGGACACCCTTGAAGCGAGGGCTGTCGATGTCTACACGCTGCCCGTGCTGCATTCGCCCGTCAATACGACCGTTGCCGTGCCCCTGCTCGACCTGTTTACCGCCAAAAGCATCAGGCATCTGCATGAGCCGGGCGAGAGCGCGCCGCCCGGCGATGTCGCGACATCGCCCCTGCGCTTCACCTGGGAGTATGTCCCTCCTCCCTTCTATTCGGAAACGCCGGGAGGGTCTGAACGGCAGGAAAAGGCCGGCGCGGTCGTCGTGATAGGAGAGGAGCCGGGACAGCTGCTGCCCGACCGCATCAAGCGAAGGACAGGAGAGCATCGCAAGGTGAAGGCGTTCGAACGGACGGAAAACATATTCCAGCACAGGACGGTCGTCACCGTCTATTACGATTGA
- a CDS encoding rhodanese-like domain-containing protein has product MIRTGLRLALAVAVMLSLVPAAYAADDMAKKLNDVLSKGPAEKFWQVKPDEVNEWIKAKKTDFLIVDVRPNPAEYGQGHIPGAIQITVQDILKPESLKKLPKDKKLILVCVTGQTQNLPVVALRALGYNALTMQFGYAAWIKDYQGAKLMQQAIQNAAAKNYPLQK; this is encoded by the coding sequence ATGATCAGAACTGGTTTGAGACTAGCACTTGCAGTAGCCGTGATGCTGTCACTGGTACCCGCTGCCTATGCAGCGGACGATATGGCGAAAAAGCTCAATGACGTGCTTTCGAAAGGGCCCGCCGAAAAATTCTGGCAGGTCAAGCCGGACGAAGTCAACGAATGGATAAAAGCAAAGAAGACCGATTTCCTGATCGTGGATGTCAGGCCCAACCCGGCTGAGTACGGCCAGGGGCACATCCCGGGCGCTATTCAGATCACGGTCCAGGACATCCTGAAGCCCGAGAGCCTCAAGAAGCTTCCGAAGGACAAGAAACTGATCCTCGTCTGCGTTACCGGGCAGACCCAGAACCTGCCGGTGGTAGCGCTGAGAGCGCTCGGCTACAACGCACTCACTATGCAGTTCGGATATGCCGCCTGGATCAAGGACTACCAGGGCGCCAAGCTGATGCAGCAGGCGATACAGAATGCCGCAGCAAAGAATTATCCGCTGCAGAAGTAG
- a CDS encoding universal stress protein encodes MDKILIAVDDTKGIKKAFPLCGNICTKMNPESVVLVYVEKFEGRSLIDEMLGDAELSTLKEALEGTEYQEALDRKAQGILDYYQKALEKRGVNGIKTVVRKGHPAEEILKTAKKEKVGMIIVGSRGRRASHLFMGSVSREVANNADVPVLIVR; translated from the coding sequence ATGGATAAGATATTGATTGCGGTAGACGATACGAAGGGCATAAAAAAGGCCTTTCCGCTGTGCGGCAATATATGTACCAAGATGAACCCTGAAAGTGTCGTGCTGGTGTATGTAGAAAAATTCGAAGGCAGGTCGCTCATCGACGAAATGCTCGGCGATGCAGAGCTGTCGACGCTGAAGGAGGCGCTCGAAGGGACGGAGTATCAGGAAGCGCTGGATAGAAAAGCGCAGGGCATCCTCGATTATTACCAGAAGGCCCTGGAGAAGAGAGGAGTAAACGGGATCAAGACGGTAGTAAGGAAGGGGCATCCCGCCGAGGAGATCCTCAAGACCGCGAAGAAAGAGAAGGTTGGTATGATCATCGTCGGCTCACGGGGCAGGAGGGCATCCCACCTCTTCATGGGGAGCGTCAGCAGAGAGGTTGCCAATAACGCCGATGTTCCCGTGCTTATCGTGAGGTAA
- a CDS encoding YeeE/YedE family protein translates to MERKNTVWAFLITGALIVTSFLYYSVNPYYMYVVVYIWFGFAYGMMLQYGRFCFASASRDLFAAGVPRMAVGILVALIFFSIIQAILASTNMSTFHPAPFGVHTLIAGLIFGVGMVLSGGCASGSLYKIGEGNGTSFLAAFFGLCIGQAIFVDVKWFNFLLPQKWIDAAAAKGLPADKMTSSFDTYLAGYVWDQPTVQLSHTKAIAEAFPGIWKYFIGDAFINALLPAVVLLVVIYFFYIRKAFIKKRKKAKGSTGLSDELSGIWNMITASKRTTLMGVVIGIVAGLHIFVMKGMQIKYGITNFGQLLTKMGHTGDVGARGTVFDPTYWYITSQEGQFGAWVLEKFGWNMRDNIFFGINNGLPEPWRNPALWMSFGIIFGAMVMARLSNEFKFKLPKGELIVWGLLGGILMGIGSRPALGCNIGAFFIRVAGGDPSGWLYGVGMVGGAFVGVKFFNWWSERKMAKEMESF, encoded by the coding sequence GTGGAAAGGAAGAACACGGTATGGGCATTCCTTATTACCGGGGCGCTTATCGTGACCAGCTTCTTGTATTATTCGGTGAACCCCTATTATATGTATGTGGTCGTCTATATCTGGTTCGGGTTCGCGTACGGGATGATGCTGCAGTACGGCAGGTTCTGCTTTGCTTCAGCCTCTCGAGACCTTTTTGCCGCCGGTGTCCCGAGGATGGCGGTCGGCATTCTGGTGGCGCTGATCTTCTTCAGCATTATCCAGGCAATCCTCGCCTCGACCAACATGAGTACGTTTCATCCTGCACCGTTCGGGGTCCATACGTTGATTGCAGGATTGATATTCGGTGTCGGAATGGTTCTCTCGGGGGGGTGCGCATCGGGCTCCCTCTATAAAATCGGCGAAGGCAACGGCACCTCGTTTCTCGCCGCCTTCTTCGGCCTCTGCATAGGCCAGGCGATATTCGTGGATGTGAAGTGGTTCAATTTCCTCCTGCCCCAGAAGTGGATCGATGCCGCAGCCGCAAAGGGGCTTCCCGCCGACAAGATGACGTCGTCCTTCGACACCTATCTCGCCGGCTACGTGTGGGATCAGCCCACGGTCCAGTTGTCCCATACGAAGGCCATAGCGGAAGCCTTCCCCGGCATATGGAAGTATTTCATCGGCGACGCGTTCATCAATGCGCTTCTGCCGGCAGTCGTGCTGCTCGTCGTAATCTACTTCTTCTATATCAGGAAGGCCTTTATCAAGAAGCGGAAAAAAGCTAAGGGCAGCACCGGGCTAAGCGACGAGCTGTCCGGCATCTGGAACATGATCACCGCATCGAAACGGACGACCCTGATGGGCGTGGTCATCGGCATCGTTGCAGGACTCCACATCTTCGTCATGAAAGGGATGCAGATCAAGTACGGTATCACCAACTTTGGTCAGCTCCTGACGAAGATGGGGCATACGGGCGATGTCGGCGCCAGGGGGACGGTCTTCGACCCTACGTACTGGTACATTACCAGCCAGGAGGGACAGTTCGGCGCATGGGTGCTCGAGAAGTTCGGATGGAACATGCGCGACAACATATTTTTCGGCATCAATAACGGCCTCCCGGAGCCCTGGCGCAATCCCGCGCTCTGGATGTCGTTCGGCATCATCTTCGGCGCCATGGTGATGGCCCGCCTCAGCAATGAGTTCAAGTTCAAGCTTCCCAAGGGCGAGCTCATCGTCTGGGGACTGCTCGGGGGCATTCTGATGGGTATCGGGTCGCGTCCGGCCCTCGGCTGCAACATCGGCGCCTTCTTCATCAGAGTTGCAGGCGGCGACCCCAGCGGCTGGCTGTACGGCGTCGGCATGGTTGGCGGCGCCTTTGTCGGGGTCAAGTTCTTCAACTGGTGGTCCGAGAGGAAGATGGCGAAAGAAATGGAATCGTTTTAA
- a CDS encoding YeeE/YedE family protein: MQFSSILSVLTAIALGGALGFILQRGRFCLNSAFRDIVFIKDYTLFRAYLLSLVIAIIGTNLLEDAGLLMAFDPETSEFVTVSLMRQRFVPIANIIGGFLFGIGIVLAGGCASGIVYRLGEGQVAALVATIGFFFGVVMTLEGMLNPLYAYLKSFSIDVSGVANPALWDLFGGGPLAKWGTIGVLSVAMLAFVLTGKPFLKNKAKGYSWTLTGILIGVLTISAWWISSYFGGVPRGLAITTPIRELFNAVLYKSSHSPFPEFSFLGIFTGTWGVFFIFAVPLGALVSSVGLKEFKWKIPTAQELLTVFFGSILMGIGAVIAGGCNLGHGVTGFSTLSVSSIVSIIAIILGNWTMVYFKFIKPMNE, from the coding sequence ATGCAGTTCAGTAGCATCCTATCAGTGCTGACCGCCATTGCCCTCGGCGGGGCGCTTGGATTCATACTGCAGAGAGGGCGCTTCTGCCTCAATTCGGCATTCAGAGATATCGTGTTTATCAAGGACTATACCCTCTTCAGGGCATACCTGTTGAGCCTGGTCATCGCCATCATAGGGACGAACCTTCTTGAAGACGCCGGTCTCCTCATGGCCTTCGACCCGGAGACCAGTGAATTCGTTACGGTAAGCCTCATGAGGCAGCGCTTCGTCCCCATAGCCAATATCATCGGCGGGTTCCTCTTCGGAATAGGGATCGTGCTTGCCGGCGGCTGCGCAAGCGGTATCGTCTACCGGCTCGGTGAGGGCCAGGTGGCCGCGCTCGTCGCGACTATCGGGTTCTTCTTCGGGGTGGTCATGACCCTGGAAGGCATGCTGAACCCCCTCTATGCGTACCTGAAGAGCTTCAGCATCGATGTCTCCGGCGTCGCCAATCCCGCCCTGTGGGACCTCTTCGGCGGCGGACCGCTCGCGAAATGGGGCACCATCGGTGTCCTGTCCGTCGCCATGCTCGCCTTTGTGTTAACGGGCAAACCTTTCCTGAAGAACAAGGCGAAAGGATATTCCTGGACGCTAACCGGCATCCTCATAGGCGTGCTGACCATCAGCGCCTGGTGGATATCGTCCTATTTCGGCGGGGTCCCGAGAGGGCTTGCGATCACCACGCCGATTCGCGAGCTCTTCAACGCCGTCCTGTACAAGAGCTCCCATTCGCCGTTCCCGGAGTTCAGCTTCCTGGGGATATTCACCGGCACCTGGGGCGTGTTCTTCATCTTCGCCGTGCCCCTCGGCGCGCTGGTGAGCTCGGTCGGCCTCAAGGAGTTCAAGTGGAAGATACCGACAGCGCAGGAGCTCCTCACCGTCTTTTTCGGGAGCATCCTCATGGGAATCGGCGCGGTGATTGCCGGCGGGTGCAATCTCGGCCACGGCGTTACCGGGTTCTCCACGCTGTCCGTATCGAGCATCGTCTCGATCATCGCTATCATCCTCGGCAACTGGACCATGGTGTACTTCAAGTTCATAAAGCCGATGAACGAATAA